Proteins from a genomic interval of Undibacterium parvum:
- a CDS encoding (2Fe-2S) ferredoxin domain-containing protein, with amino-acid sequence MADTPYFQKHVFFCMNQREDGRPCCAERGAQAAQEHTKKRIKQLDLNGPGKIRINKAACLDRCDEGPVLVVYPQGTWYTYVDQSDIDEIIEVDLVGGGIVERLKV; translated from the coding sequence ATGGCTGACACACCCTATTTTCAAAAGCATGTTTTCTTTTGCATGAACCAACGCGAAGATGGCCGCCCTTGCTGTGCCGAACGCGGCGCGCAAGCAGCGCAAGAACATACCAAAAAACGCATCAAACAACTCGATTTGAATGGTCCGGGGAAAATCCGCATCAACAAAGCGGCCTGTCTCGATCGTTGCGATGAAGGCCCGGTGCTGGTGGTGTATCCACAAGGAACCTGGTACACCTATGTCGATCAATCCGACATAGACGAAATCATCGAGGTCGACTTGGTCGGCGGTGGTATCGTCGAACGCCTGAAGGTTTAA
- the lipA gene encoding lipoyl synthase — protein sequence MTTANTPLDPSALPVTEATAYDATEKQKGASKTSRIPIKIIPAERLPKPDWIRVKAGSPTTRFYEIKDILRANKLVTVCEEASCPNIGECFGKGTATFMIMGDKCTRRCPFCDVGHGRPDPLDADEPNKLAKTIADLKLSYVVITSVDRDDLRDGGAAHFAECISKIRELSPMTRIEILTPDFRGRMDRALEILNLAPPDVMNHNLETAPRLYKEARPGSDYEYSLNLLKRFKEMHPNTPTKSGIMVGLGETDEEILQVMRDLRAHNVDMLTIGQYLAPSGHHLPVRRYVHPDVFKMFEAEAYKMGFAHAAVGAMVRSSYHADQQAHGIGE from the coding sequence ATGACCACCGCAAATACTCCGCTCGATCCTAGCGCACTACCCGTCACTGAAGCGACCGCTTACGACGCCACCGAGAAGCAAAAAGGCGCCAGCAAGACTTCACGTATTCCTATCAAGATCATTCCGGCAGAGCGTCTGCCTAAGCCTGACTGGATACGTGTCAAGGCCGGCTCGCCAACCACGCGTTTCTACGAAATCAAAGATATTCTGCGCGCCAACAAACTGGTCACCGTATGCGAAGAAGCCTCCTGCCCGAATATCGGCGAATGCTTTGGTAAAGGTACTGCCACCTTCATGATCATGGGTGACAAGTGCACCCGTCGCTGCCCTTTCTGCGATGTCGGCCATGGCCGCCCTGATCCACTCGACGCAGATGAACCAAACAAGCTCGCGAAAACCATCGCCGACTTGAAACTCAGCTATGTCGTGATCACCTCGGTCGATCGCGACGATTTACGTGATGGCGGTGCTGCTCACTTTGCCGAATGCATCAGCAAGATCCGTGAACTCTCGCCTATGACGCGCATAGAAATCCTGACTCCGGATTTCCGTGGCCGCATGGACAGAGCGCTGGAAATTCTGAACCTGGCACCACCGGATGTGATGAACCATAATCTGGAAACTGCACCGCGCCTGTACAAAGAAGCGCGCCCTGGATCGGATTATGAATACTCTTTAAATCTGCTCAAACGCTTTAAAGAAATGCACCCGAACACCCCGACCAAGTCTGGCATCATGGTCGGCCTGGGCGAAACCGACGAAGAAATTCTGCAAGTCATGCGTGACCTGCGCGCCCACAATGTCGACATGCTGACCATAGGCCAATATCTGGCACCTAGCGGCCACCATTTACCAGTACGCCGCTACGTGCATCCGGATGTCTTCAAGATGTTTGAAGCAGAAGCCTACAAGATGGGTTTCGCCCATGCGGCGGTCGGCGCCATGGTGCGTTCGAGCTATCATGCAGATCAGCAGGCGCACGGTATCGGCGAATAG
- a CDS encoding cytochrome c family protein — MKKFFLLLLSIPALVLAAPATDYLHNDELNEELVLPVKEMLQAQALNQALFTDKCATCHGTGAGFARTSLSIKDGVLVGKSKGRKVADFLKSHGRLKPDEIQTMVDSLTQAISQASAP; from the coding sequence ATGAAAAAATTTTTCTTGCTGCTGCTCAGCATTCCCGCACTGGTTTTGGCCGCCCCCGCGACAGACTATCTGCACAATGACGAACTAAACGAAGAACTAGTCTTACCGGTAAAGGAAATGCTGCAGGCACAGGCGCTAAACCAAGCCCTGTTTACGGATAAGTGCGCGACCTGCCATGGCACAGGCGCAGGGTTTGCCCGCACATCCCTAAGCATCAAGGACGGGGTCTTGGTCGGCAAATCAAAAGGGCGCAAAGTGGCTGATTTTCTGAAGTCGCACGGCAGGCTAAAACCGGATGAAATCCAAACGATGGTCGACAGTCTGACGCAGGCAATTAGCCAAGCCTCCGCTCCCTAA
- a CDS encoding alpha/beta hydrolase → MNAQTEYFLIPGAVGQLECALDLPDPEIVAAPRGLALVAHPHPLYGGTMDNKVTQTLARTFVSLGYATVRMNFRGVGKSAGSHDTGIGETDDMHTLLKHMRQQYPDLPLVLAGFSFGTFVQSCLQQRLTVQGETVQRMVLVGAAAGKWAMPEIPASTILIHGELDDTIPLQAVFDWLRPQDIPVVVIPGADHFFHRRLQHIKNLVVNMWD, encoded by the coding sequence ATGAATGCACAAACAGAGTATTTTTTAATCCCCGGTGCGGTTGGTCAACTTGAATGCGCGCTCGACCTGCCCGATCCTGAAATTGTCGCTGCGCCGCGTGGCTTGGCACTGGTAGCACATCCGCATCCGCTGTATGGCGGCACCATGGATAACAAGGTCACCCAGACTTTGGCACGCACTTTTGTCTCTCTGGGCTACGCCACGGTACGCATGAATTTCCGTGGCGTCGGAAAATCGGCAGGCAGCCACGATACTGGCATAGGCGAAACCGATGATATGCATACCCTACTCAAGCATATGCGCCAGCAGTATCCGGACTTACCGCTGGTACTGGCCGGTTTTTCTTTCGGCACCTTTGTCCAGTCTTGCCTGCAACAGCGTTTGACGGTGCAAGGCGAAACCGTGCAGCGCATGGTACTGGTCGGTGCCGCAGCCGGTAAGTGGGCGATGCCCGAGATCCCGGCCAGCACGATTTTGATTCATGGCGAGCTCGATGACACTATCCCCCTGCAAGCCGTATTCGACTGGTTGCGTCCCCAGGATATTCCTGTGGTCGTGATTCCCGGTGCCGATCATTTTTTTCACCGTCGCCTGCAACATATCAAGAATCTCGTGGTCAATATGTGGGATTAG
- a CDS encoding HP0495 family protein encodes MPDIPHDQSLIEYPSDFPIKIMGIMQESFAQTIVEVVTLHDPTFHAGKMEMRPSSKGNYLSLTVTILAVNREQLDNLYRALSSHPMVKMVL; translated from the coding sequence ATGCCAGACATTCCCCACGATCAAAGTCTGATCGAATACCCCAGTGATTTCCCCATCAAAATTATGGGCATCATGCAAGAATCCTTCGCCCAGACTATCGTCGAGGTAGTCACTCTACACGACCCGACTTTTCACGCCGGCAAGATGGAAATGCGTCCCTCCAGCAAAGGCAACTATCTGTCATTAACGGTGACGATACTGGCGGTGAATCGCGAGCAACTCGATAATCTTTATCGTGCGCTGTCGTCCCATCCTATGGTGAAAATGGTGCTATAA
- a CDS encoding DUF2917 domain-containing protein, which yields MLIEFTKDVHQLAPGALISFQLKHAQLLQIAGGRVWLTIEGDARDHWLQAGASLILPAARLIVIEAERAGSSLHLQKPQNSAFAADKFALTEETIA from the coding sequence ATGTTAATAGAATTCACAAAGGATGTCCATCAACTGGCGCCTGGCGCGCTCATTTCCTTTCAACTTAAGCATGCACAGCTTCTGCAGATAGCGGGAGGCCGGGTCTGGCTCACCATAGAAGGCGACGCCAGAGACCATTGGCTACAGGCTGGCGCTAGCCTGATTTTACCCGCCGCGCGCCTGATCGTGATAGAGGCAGAGCGCGCCGGTAGTAGCTTGCATCTGCAAAAACCGCAAAATAGCGCGTTTGCCGCAGATAAATTCGCGCTTACTGAGGAAACTATCGCCTAG
- a CDS encoding DUF2789 family protein, with protein sequence MKQPQRHFHQLFEQLGLANDAAGINKFILQHTPLSAEIRLADAPFWNAAQSAFLHEALLQDADWAVLVDQLSLAFRAEQIA encoded by the coding sequence ATGAAGCAACCCCAACGCCACTTTCACCAACTGTTTGAACAACTAGGCCTAGCCAACGATGCAGCAGGCATAAATAAGTTTATCCTTCAGCATACGCCGCTATCGGCAGAGATCCGTCTGGCGGATGCGCCGTTCTGGAATGCCGCGCAGTCGGCTTTTTTGCACGAAGCCTTGTTACAGGACGCTGATTGGGCTGTACTAGTCGATCAACTCAGTTTGGCATTTCGAGCTGAGCAGATTGCTTAG
- the lipB gene encoding lipoyl(octanoyl) transferase LipB yields MSATSLTPPSLPLIVQRGREDYQHTFDAMRAFTDARDQNTPDELWLVEHPPVFTLGLGADRSHVLAAHDIPLIQTDRGGEVTYHGPGQVVIYLLIDLRRSHSKGKLFAREFVQRIEQALIETLEAYNLPGVRKAGAPGIYLSEQAPQQEWRGAKIAALGLKIRGNGCTYHGLSLNVAMDLQPFSWINPCGYAGLATVDMKTLGVSVALPEAQLALAHRLQHLLTAA; encoded by the coding sequence GTGTCGGCTACTTCCCTTACTCCGCCTAGCCTGCCGCTGATCGTACAGCGCGGGCGCGAAGACTATCAGCACACTTTTGATGCGATGCGCGCCTTCACCGATGCGCGCGATCAAAACACGCCCGACGAACTCTGGCTAGTCGAACACCCGCCGGTGTTTACCCTAGGCCTGGGAGCCGACCGCTCGCACGTGTTGGCAGCGCACGACATCCCGCTAATCCAAACCGATAGAGGCGGCGAAGTGACCTACCATGGCCCCGGCCAGGTGGTGATTTACCTGCTGATCGATTTACGCCGCAGCCATAGCAAAGGCAAACTGTTCGCGCGTGAATTCGTACAACGCATAGAGCAGGCGCTGATAGAAACCCTAGAGGCGTATAATCTGCCCGGAGTAAGAAAAGCAGGCGCGCCCGGTATCTATCTTTCCGAGCAGGCACCGCAGCAAGAATGGCGCGGCGCCAAGATTGCCGCATTAGGCTTGAAAATTCGCGGCAATGGCTGTACTTACCACGGGCTATCCCTGAATGTGGCTATGGATTTACAGCCCTTCTCCTGGATCAACCCTTGTGGCTATGCCGGCCTTGCCACCGTAGACATGAAAACTTTGGGCGTCTCAGTCGCACTCCCGGAAGCGCAATTGGCGCTTGCTCACCGACTACAACATTTATTGACAGCAGCATAA
- the gcvA gene encoding transcriptional regulator GcvA — protein sequence MSDFRRLPNLAALRAFEAAARHQNFSRAAEEIHLTHGAISHQVRALEQELGLELFTRNGKRIAVTAEGLRFAEVIRTSLSQIALAAAALQDAQRQTRLTISTLPSFAARWLAPRLERFIEIFPEMEVNLHSSNHKVDFAKEGVDIAIRFGVGAQAPGLRSEHLMDDVYYPVVSPHYNEGALPKTPQELLPSQLLRCHDEPWLGWFRLAGLDLAEPSGGLLYQDSSMLARAAHNGRGIALGRHSIVQSEVASGQLLRLFEIALPSPSSYYLVYPARALEQPQVRAFREWLLQEIASGQAQ from the coding sequence ATGTCTGATTTTCGCCGTTTGCCTAATCTGGCTGCTCTGCGTGCTTTTGAGGCTGCGGCCAGACATCAGAATTTTTCGCGCGCCGCCGAAGAAATCCATCTGACACATGGGGCTATCAGTCATCAGGTCAGGGCGCTGGAGCAAGAACTGGGATTAGAATTATTTACCCGCAATGGAAAGAGAATCGCGGTCACCGCAGAGGGGTTGCGCTTTGCCGAAGTGATACGCACTTCTTTAAGCCAGATCGCACTAGCAGCGGCGGCGCTGCAAGATGCTCAGCGCCAGACGCGCCTTACCATCAGCACTTTGCCCTCGTTTGCGGCGCGCTGGTTAGCACCGCGCCTGGAGCGTTTTATAGAAATTTTCCCGGAGATGGAGGTGAATTTGCATTCGAGCAATCATAAAGTGGATTTTGCGAAAGAAGGCGTGGACATCGCGATACGCTTTGGCGTCGGTGCGCAAGCGCCCGGTTTGCGTAGTGAGCATTTGATGGATGATGTGTATTACCCAGTGGTAAGTCCGCACTATAACGAAGGGGCATTGCCTAAAACGCCACAAGAGTTGTTGCCATCCCAATTGCTGCGTTGCCATGATGAGCCTTGGCTGGGCTGGTTTCGTCTGGCGGGGCTCGATCTTGCCGAACCTAGCGGTGGTCTGCTGTACCAAGATTCATCGATGCTAGCGCGCGCTGCCCACAATGGGCGCGGCATCGCGCTGGGGCGTCATAGCATAGTGCAAAGCGAGGTGGCGAGCGGCCAGTTGCTGCGCCTGTTTGAGATCGCCTTGCCCAGTCCGTCTTCGTATTATCTGGTGTATCCAGCGCGCGCTTTGGAGCAGCCGCAAGTGCGCGCGTTTCGCGAATGGCTACTGCAGGAAATCGCCAGCGGGCAAGCTCAATGA
- a CDS encoding VanZ family protein — MPTTPPLVAEASPFSRAALVAYLFLIMYASWYPFSGWQTDNLVAILDVARQWPRYWTAFDASINVVGYLPLGVLLVFALYPLCSRPVSVLLATIAGTLLSVTMEGVQYFLPSRVTSILDVITNSSGTLLGALLGALLIPSVLEKGRLRLLRRQWLHHEASREMLILGLWPLAQIYPQAYLFGLGQILPLISFWLDEYFAIDIDLSAVLLQGLELDAAEYLLSETIITACGATGAVLICLFILNRHAPKFWLSSLLLVAAVCTKALASALLFKPEYAFGWLTPGARGGLLISAIMLYGFSFAPSRAQRRLAILMLLISLILINLVPSNPYFLLSMQNLTHGKFLNFYGAAQFLSICWPLLALWYLFDRPIPASPLVEPQAGDLYNDTVTAPHQTKQQ; from the coding sequence ATGCCAACGACTCCGCCACTCGTAGCCGAAGCTTCCCCGTTTTCGCGCGCCGCTTTAGTGGCTTATCTGTTTTTGATAATGTACGCCAGTTGGTACCCGTTCTCAGGCTGGCAAACAGATAATTTAGTGGCGATACTCGACGTCGCCAGACAGTGGCCACGCTATTGGACAGCCTTTGACGCCAGCATTAACGTGGTCGGCTACCTGCCTTTGGGTGTCTTACTGGTTTTTGCCCTGTATCCGCTATGCTCTCGACCAGTCTCCGTATTGCTGGCAACCATCGCTGGCACCCTTTTATCGGTCACGATGGAGGGTGTACAGTATTTCCTACCTAGCCGCGTGACCTCAATCTTAGACGTGATCACCAATAGTAGCGGTACGCTTTTGGGGGCACTGCTTGGTGCGCTCTTGATACCCAGTGTGCTGGAGAAAGGCCGCTTGCGTTTATTGCGCAGACAATGGCTACACCACGAGGCTAGCCGTGAAATGCTGATATTAGGCCTATGGCCATTGGCCCAGATCTACCCGCAAGCCTATCTGTTTGGTCTCGGCCAGATTTTGCCCTTAATATCATTCTGGCTGGATGAGTATTTTGCTATCGATATCGATTTAAGTGCAGTATTGCTACAGGGCCTGGAACTCGATGCCGCTGAATACCTACTCTCCGAAACCATCATCACGGCTTGCGGCGCCACCGGCGCCGTCTTGATTTGTCTCTTCATTCTGAACCGGCACGCGCCTAAATTTTGGCTGTCTAGCCTATTACTAGTCGCCGCGGTCTGTACCAAGGCCTTGGCCAGCGCCTTACTGTTCAAACCTGAATATGCCTTCGGCTGGCTGACACCTGGTGCGCGTGGCGGCTTACTGATCAGTGCCATCATGCTGTATGGTTTTTCTTTCGCACCTTCGCGCGCACAAAGGCGACTAGCGATCTTGATGCTCTTGATTAGTTTAATCCTGATTAATCTCGTCCCTAGCAATCCCTACTTCTTGCTCAGCATGCAAAATCTAACGCATGGAAAATTTCTTAATTTTTACGGTGCAGCCCAATTTCTCTCCATCTGCTGGCCTTTGCTCGCACTTTGGTATTTATTTGATCGGCCAATACCCGCATCGCCACTAGTTGAGCCACAAGCGGGCGACCTGTACAACGACACGGTAACGGCACCACATCAAACAAAACAGCAATAG
- a CDS encoding D-alanyl-D-alanine carboxypeptidase family protein, with amino-acid sequence MKKFIFKIALAALALLHISVATAQSLPAPTIAAKSWLLLDATSNQVIASQDPALRIEPASLTKIMTAYLVFSALKDKKLDLNQKVNVSTRAWKVDASSSKMFIDPATPVSISDLLYGLIVQSGNDAAVALAEAVAGSEEAFVVQMNRENERMGLKSSHWGNPHGLPSTENYSTAQDLSTLALRLITDHPEFYKTYYSTKSFTYNKITQPNRNRLLWLDPTVDGMKTGHTEAAGYCLISSASRPNGSGQRRLISVVTGTSSDQVRAQESLKLLNWGYLNFDTVKLYAKGQAIATPEVWKGSQAQVKIGFTSDLYVTLPKGAAAKLKPALERKDPLVAPIAENSKVGTVKMMLDGKAIAEFPVLALEQINQASIFGRAWDSIRLMFK; translated from the coding sequence ATGAAAAAATTTATCTTCAAAATCGCGCTGGCAGCACTTGCGCTGCTCCATATCTCAGTGGCGACCGCACAAAGTCTGCCGGCACCTACCATCGCCGCTAAATCCTGGTTGTTGCTCGACGCCACCAGCAATCAAGTAATCGCCTCGCAAGATCCAGCCTTACGCATAGAGCCAGCCTCATTGACCAAGATCATGACGGCGTATCTGGTGTTCTCGGCACTGAAAGACAAGAAGCTCGATCTGAATCAAAAAGTAAACGTCTCAACCCGTGCCTGGAAGGTTGATGCCAGCAGCTCTAAAATGTTTATCGACCCAGCTACACCGGTCAGTATCAGTGATTTGCTGTACGGCCTGATCGTACAATCAGGTAACGATGCCGCAGTCGCGCTGGCAGAAGCGGTGGCCGGCAGCGAAGAAGCCTTCGTCGTGCAAATGAATCGTGAAAACGAGCGTATGGGTCTCAAATCTAGCCATTGGGGCAATCCGCATGGTTTGCCTAGCACGGAAAACTATTCTACGGCTCAGGATTTATCGACTCTGGCCTTGCGTCTGATCACTGACCATCCTGAGTTTTACAAGACTTACTACTCAACCAAGAGCTTCACTTACAATAAAATTACCCAACCGAACCGCAACCGCCTACTGTGGCTAGACCCAACCGTAGACGGCATGAAAACCGGTCATACCGAAGCGGCAGGATACTGTCTGATCTCGTCGGCAAGTCGCCCTAACGGCAGCGGCCAGCGTCGCCTGATTTCTGTAGTTACCGGCACTAGCAGCGACCAGGTACGTGCGCAAGAAAGTCTGAAGTTACTCAACTGGGGCTACCTCAATTTTGATACCGTCAAACTGTATGCAAAAGGCCAGGCGATCGCGACGCCAGAAGTCTGGAAAGGTAGCCAGGCGCAAGTGAAAATAGGTTTCACCAGTGACTTGTACGTGACCCTGCCAAAAGGCGCGGCTGCAAAACTCAAGCCAGCCTTAGAGCGCAAGGACCCGCTGGTCGCTCCGATTGCCGAGAACAGCAAAGTAGGCACGGTAAAAATGATGCTGGACGGTAAAGCGATTGCAGAGTTCCCCGTGCTCGCCTTAGAACAAATCAATCAAGCCAGCATTTTTGGCCGCGCCTGGGATTCTATCCGTTTGATGTTTAAGTAA
- a CDS encoding D-amino acid aminotransferase, whose amino-acid sequence MSDPLVYLNGKITPLSEAHIPVMDRGFIFGDGIYEVIPVYGRKMFRADQHLARLFRSMAAIGIPNPHSKDQWLGLIKQVMDAHTADDQMVYLQLTRGVAKRAHAFPAEMIPTVFIMTGPIPVIAASVRSKGVKCVSMLDQRWLHCDIKSISLLGNVLAAQNAAENDAIESIQFRDGYLTEASASNVWIVKDGVLMGPPKDNLILEGIRYGLIEELCAAHQIPFKARRISRAEVFGADEVLLSSATKEVLAVVEIDEQTIGKGVPGPIYQLLYAAYQDAKAASL is encoded by the coding sequence ATGAGCGATCCCCTGGTCTACCTGAACGGCAAAATTACCCCCTTGTCTGAAGCACATATCCCGGTGATGGATAGAGGTTTTATCTTTGGCGATGGGATTTATGAAGTGATCCCCGTGTATGGCCGCAAGATGTTCCGCGCCGATCAGCATCTGGCGCGCCTGTTTCGCAGCATGGCCGCGATAGGCATCCCCAATCCACATAGTAAAGACCAGTGGCTGGGGCTAATTAAACAGGTGATGGATGCGCATACTGCCGATGATCAGATGGTGTATTTGCAACTGACGCGCGGCGTAGCGAAGCGCGCGCATGCCTTCCCGGCCGAGATGATACCGACCGTCTTCATCATGACCGGCCCGATACCTGTGATTGCCGCTAGCGTGCGCAGCAAAGGGGTCAAATGCGTCTCTATGCTCGATCAACGTTGGTTGCATTGCGATATCAAGTCTATTTCTTTACTCGGCAATGTATTGGCAGCGCAAAACGCCGCCGAAAACGATGCCATAGAAAGCATACAATTTCGCGATGGCTATCTGACCGAGGCCTCGGCATCGAATGTCTGGATTGTCAAAGATGGCGTGCTAATGGGGCCGCCGAAAGACAATTTAATCCTGGAAGGGATACGCTACGGCTTGATAGAAGAACTGTGTGCTGCGCATCAAATCCCCTTCAAAGCACGTCGTATCAGCCGCGCAGAAGTGTTTGGCGCAGATGAAGTCTTACTCTCGTCGGCCACCAAGGAAGTGCTTGCGGTGGTAGAAATTGACGAGCAGACTATAGGAAAAGGCGTTCCCGGCCCCATATACCAATTACTGTATGCCGCTTACCAAGATGCAAAAGCGGCTAGCCTATGA
- a CDS encoding YgaP family membrane protein, with the protein MTSWQMVRIVAGFFILLSLALGIPGSPIFVHQWWLGFTAFVGINLLQSGFSKWCLMENIMRKLGFKAGI; encoded by the coding sequence ATGACTAGCTGGCAAATGGTAAGGATAGTCGCAGGTTTTTTCATCCTGTTAAGTCTGGCCCTGGGTATTCCGGGGAGCCCTATTTTCGTCCATCAGTGGTGGCTGGGTTTCACCGCTTTTGTCGGCATCAATTTGCTGCAAAGTGGCTTTAGCAAGTGGTGTCTGATGGAAAACATCATGCGCAAACTGGGCTTCAAGGCCGGCATCTAA
- the trxC gene encoding thioredoxin TrxC — translation MRLVCPKCNATNRIPDERLSDAPVCGKCAAALMATQPVDISDAALPKFIANTEAPVLIDFWAEWCGPCRMMAPQFEAAAKQAPEIRFIKVDSDAAPLASQRYGIRSIPSLLLFHGGREIGRQSGTMPASQLLAWARALLAQTR, via the coding sequence ATGCGTCTGGTTTGTCCAAAATGTAATGCAACCAACCGTATTCCGGATGAACGTCTGAGCGATGCGCCGGTCTGTGGAAAATGCGCTGCGGCCTTAATGGCAACCCAGCCTGTCGATATCAGCGATGCCGCTTTGCCTAAGTTTATCGCCAATACCGAAGCCCCGGTGTTAATCGATTTCTGGGCCGAATGGTGCGGTCCCTGCCGCATGATGGCTCCGCAGTTTGAAGCCGCCGCCAAGCAGGCGCCTGAGATCCGTTTTATCAAAGTCGATAGCGATGCGGCGCCGCTGGCCAGTCAGCGTTACGGTATACGCAGCATCCCCAGCCTGCTGCTATTTCATGGCGGGCGAGAAATCGGCAGACAAAGCGGCACTATGCCGGCCTCGCAATTACTGGCATGGGCGCGTGCTTTACTGGCGCAAACCCGCTAG